In Rutidosis leptorrhynchoides isolate AG116_Rl617_1_P2 chromosome 2, CSIRO_AGI_Rlap_v1, whole genome shotgun sequence, one genomic interval encodes:
- the LOC139894467 gene encoding uncharacterized protein isoform X1, with protein MMQMVYDCMLKLSRDELPVEHTSPESRPLRELLGHTPPQAVEGTRIAGALRIICVDFHGNQFEPGRVVVKVRSALHVLKRVIFSYILMQNVLRSVTQSKLRVDKPNIHVLYTAGGSTGSFNHFRPYMLICIG; from the exons ATGATGCAAATGGTGTACGATTGCATGCTCAAACTAAGCAGAG ATGAACTCCCTGTTGAACATACATCGCCTGAGAGCAGGCCACTACGTGAACTTCTTGGCCACACTCCTCCTCAG GCTGTTGAAGGAACAAGAATTGCTGGTGCTTTAAGGATTATTTGTGTTGATTTTCATGGCAACCAATTCGAACCTG GTAGAGTGGTGGTAAAAGTAAGGTCGGCATTGCATGTTTTGAAAAGAGTTATCTTCAGCTACATATTGATGCAGAATGTTCTCCGGTCCGTGACTCAAAGCAAACTTAGAGTGGATAAACCGAACATCCATG ttttatatacagCTGGTGGCAGTACGGGCTCATTTAATCATTTCAGGCCTTATATGCTAATTTGCATTGGCTAA
- the LOC139894467 gene encoding uncharacterized protein isoform X4 codes for MMQMVYDCMLKLSRDELPVEHTSPESRPLRELLGHTPPQAVEGTRIAGALRIICVDFHGNQFEPGRVVVKVRSALHVLKRVIFSYILMQNVLRSVTQSKLRVDKPNIHASSKRTNVTSGPT; via the exons ATGATGCAAATGGTGTACGATTGCATGCTCAAACTAAGCAGAG ATGAACTCCCTGTTGAACATACATCGCCTGAGAGCAGGCCACTACGTGAACTTCTTGGCCACACTCCTCCTCAG GCTGTTGAAGGAACAAGAATTGCTGGTGCTTTAAGGATTATTTGTGTTGATTTTCATGGCAACCAATTCGAACCTG GTAGAGTGGTGGTAAAAGTAAGGTCGGCATTGCATGTTTTGAAAAGAGTTATCTTCAGCTACATATTGATGCAGAATGTTCTCCGGTCCGTGACTCAAAGCAAACTTAGAGTGGATAAACCGAACATCCATG CGTCTTCCAAACGAACTAATGTTACTTCCGGGCCTACGTAG
- the LOC139894467 gene encoding uncharacterized protein isoform X3, producing MMQMVYDCMLKLSRDELPVEHTSPESRPLRELLGHTPPQAVEGTRIAGALRIICVDFHGNQFEPGRVVVKVRSALHVLKRVIFSYILMQNVLRSVTQSKLRVDKPNIHVVKESLASIFQTEDTNGG from the exons ATGATGCAAATGGTGTACGATTGCATGCTCAAACTAAGCAGAG ATGAACTCCCTGTTGAACATACATCGCCTGAGAGCAGGCCACTACGTGAACTTCTTGGCCACACTCCTCCTCAG GCTGTTGAAGGAACAAGAATTGCTGGTGCTTTAAGGATTATTTGTGTTGATTTTCATGGCAACCAATTCGAACCTG GTAGAGTGGTGGTAAAAGTAAGGTCGGCATTGCATGTTTTGAAAAGAGTTATCTTCAGCTACATATTGATGCAGAATGTTCTCCGGTCCGTGACTCAAAGCAAACTTAGAGTGGATAAACCGAACATCCATG TGGTAAAAGAGTCTCTTGCTTCAATATTTCAAACCGAAGATACAAATGGAGGTTGA
- the LOC139894467 gene encoding uncharacterized protein isoform X2 produces MMQMVYDCMLKLSRDELPVEHTSPESRPLRELLGHTPPQAVEGTRIAGALRIICVDFHGNQFEPGRVVVKVRSALHVLKRVIFSYILMQNVLRSVTQSKLRVDKPNIHAGGSTGSFNHFRPYMLICIG; encoded by the exons ATGATGCAAATGGTGTACGATTGCATGCTCAAACTAAGCAGAG ATGAACTCCCTGTTGAACATACATCGCCTGAGAGCAGGCCACTACGTGAACTTCTTGGCCACACTCCTCCTCAG GCTGTTGAAGGAACAAGAATTGCTGGTGCTTTAAGGATTATTTGTGTTGATTTTCATGGCAACCAATTCGAACCTG GTAGAGTGGTGGTAAAAGTAAGGTCGGCATTGCATGTTTTGAAAAGAGTTATCTTCAGCTACATATTGATGCAGAATGTTCTCCGGTCCGTGACTCAAAGCAAACTTAGAGTGGATAAACCGAACATCCATG CTGGTGGCAGTACGGGCTCATTTAATCATTTCAGGCCTTATATGCTAATTTGCATTGGCTAA
- the LOC139894466 gene encoding probable E3 ubiquitin-protein ligase EDA40, with translation MVFRRRKTFCTSFPKKSDSIINTTPKSGSRFSLFSTPSTPQMVQSNTTTDSTPALRCRTTAAAAAAATIESKSVPVSPTLQCKTTNSHKLFQWSSTPTSPRSPPTFSLIKWNLHFSTNRCGVCLQSVKRGRSVAIFTAECSHNFHYPCIAAHVNKTRNLACPICGDLWKQMPLLSLNNENAVEKAPNDYQNNQNKNNFKLKKQKSDLKFYNDDEPLAFLTPKARFKPIPESDENYDRDLIVSDFLYHSNGIDNVRDVDVQLLPEIALISSGRSSETYAVVLRTKAPAKTQNRAPIDLVAVVDVSGNISTKKLQTAMKTIISSLSSSDRLSIVAFSSYSKRLLPLKRMTLTGQRGARRIVEAMAVLQAPSNSNDAVKKAAKVLEDRKEKNAVSSIILLSDHTSSSRDIGVHTLNLNAINDHEFEKTFKGLLHVAGQDLRLKLGFVYDSAPAEIAGVYSHLPRPVSLGSSTVRIGELYAHEEREILIELKVPSATVGAHRVLSVRCSYRESVTQEVVYKQHALVVPRMNTVRSTSISIQRLRSLFVTTRAIAESRRLTARNDLIGAYHMLVSARALMHKTSLGCSEFVVRVEAELNELQSRRQAQAERVEKSASLDDKGEPLTPTSAWRMAEKLAKVAIMKKSLNRVSDLHGFEDARF, from the exons ATGGTGTTTAGACGGAGAAAAACTTTCTGCACATCATTCCCTAAAAAATCTGATTCCATTATTAATACTACTCCCAAATCTGGTTCCAGATTTAGCTTATTTTCTACTCCTTCTACACCTCAAATGGTTCAATCTAACACCACCACCGATTCAACCCCAGCCCTACGGTGTCGAACCAcagccgccgccgccgccgccgccacCATTGAATCCAAATCAGTTCCTGTAAGTCCAACGCTCCAATGCAAAACAACTAACAGCCATAAGTTGTTTCAATGGTCATCCACTCCAACATCACCTCGATCTCCTCCTACTTTTTCACTCATCAAATGGAACCTACATTTCTCCACG AACAGATGTGGAGTGTGTTTACAGAGTGTGAAAAGAGGGCGATCCGTAGCTATTTTCACAGCAGAATGTTCACACAATTTTCATTATCCGTGTATTGCAGCTCACGTGAACAAAACTCGAAACCTAGCTTGTCCTATATGTGGTGATTTATGGAAACAGATGCCACTTTTATCTTTAAATAATGAAAATGCAGTTGAAAAGGCGCCAAATGATTATCAGAATAATCAGAATAAGAATAATTTCAAACTGAAGAAACAGAAATCGGATTTGAAATTTTATAATGATGATGAACCGTTAGCGTTTTTAACGCCAAAAGCTCGGTTCAAACCGATTCCTGAATCTGATGAAAATTACGATCGGGACTTGATCGTTAGTGATTTTCTTTATCACAGTAACGGTATTGATAATGTAAGAGATGTTGACGTACAGTTACTACCGGAAATAGCTTTAATTTCGTCTGGCCGGAGCTCCGAGACGTACGCGGTTGTTCTAAGAACGAAAGCTCCGGCGAAAACACAAAACAGAGCTCCGATTGATTTAGTCGCCGTAGTCGATGTCAGTGGAAATATATCGACTAAAAAACTACAAACGGCGATGAAGACGATTATTTCATCACTTTCATCATCCGATCGGTTATCGATCGTTGCTTTCTCTTCATATTCAAAGCGGTTATTACCTTTAAAACGGATGACGTTGACGGGTCAACGGGGGGCGCGTCGGATAGTGGAAGCCATGGCGGTTCTACAAGCACCGTCGAACTCAAACGACGCCGTTAAGAAGGCTGCGAAGGTTCTAGAAGATCGGAAAGAGAAAAACGCCGTTTCTAGCATCATTCTCCTTTCCGATCACACATCATCGTCACGCGACATTGGCGTACACACATTAAACCTCAATGCTATTAACGATCAcgagtttgagaaaacatttaaaGGTTTATTACACGTGGCAGGTCAGGATTTACGGTTAAAGTTAGGGTTTGTATACGATTCAGCTCCGGCTGAAATCGCAGGTGTGTATTCGCATTTACCACGACCCGTTTCTCTCGGGTCGAGTACGGTTCGGATCGGGGAATTGTATGCGCACGAAGAGAGAGAAATATTAATCGAATTGAAAGTGCCTTCTGCAACGGTTGGGGCCCACCGCGTTTTATCCGTGCGCTGCAGTTACAGGGAATCAGTAACTCAGGAGGTTGTATATAAACAACATGCATTGGTTGTACCTCGTATGAATACCGTCAGATCAACTTCTATTTCCATCCAACGGTTGAGAAGCCTCTTTGTTACTACTAGAGCTATAGCCGAGTCTCGCCGGCTAACGGCTCGAAACGATTTGATCGGTGCATACCATATGCTAGTTTCGGCTCGAGCTTTAATGCACAAAACGAGCTTGGGTTGTAGTGAGTTTGTTGTAAGGGTTGAGGCTGAGTTGAACGAGTTGCAAAGCCGGCGCCAAGCTCAAGCCGAGAGAGTGGAGAAGTCGGCTTCTTTGGATGATAAGGGTGAGCCGTTAACGCCCACATCGGCTTGGCGTATGGCTGAGAAACTTGCTAAAGTTGCTATTATGAAAAAGTCGTTAAACAGAGTCAGCGACTTGCATGGTTTTGAGGATGCCagattttaa